From Rutidosis leptorrhynchoides isolate AG116_Rl617_1_P2 chromosome 3, CSIRO_AGI_Rlap_v1, whole genome shotgun sequence, a single genomic window includes:
- the LOC139899027 gene encoding SMR domain-containing protein At5g58720-like isoform X1 — protein sequence MKHPKKKKRPRPPILKSNPSTGSQNPNPSQIDNQQSRVLNGLTQEIASISIEDDDSASEVVASSTETGSSSSGSSGLSNCDGYNNQVIGGKIGKGSKGNKVIAATGMVSTVIGKDYVPTVVKKRGFDKWKRNSDGVSQEDAEQFLCSMLSDDCELGMDLVKDVLCQCAYDVEKALDILLELTSPSSEPCESGQLHRVNVESEDSRPPLESNDSTSDLASSSEGDIGFSSRNYFDALANIGTDRPPSPKSTSELTQDVLESLFHTKKSSKHEPRNMNWRSVVKKMESFGQMFDYPSEDTEKKQHVFANGEDYQHYRSDASQHWDSMKNYYHKAATAYASGKREYAGYLSDQGRICNEKARNADKRASQDIFNSRNKNIENVITIDLHGQHVKQGMKLLKLHLLFGAYVRSVRLFRVITGCGSSGLGKSKLKQSVVDLLESENIDWEEENRGTLLIKLNGQREFSFLDSSSDSE from the exons ATGAAGCATCCAAAGAAGAAAAAGAGACCTAGACCTCCAATTTTAAAGTCAAACCCGTCAACCGGATctcaaaaccctaaccctagccagATTGATAATCAACAATCTAGGGTTTTAAACGGTTTAACTCAAGAAATTGCTTCAATTTCCATTGAAGATGACGATTCTGCTTCGGAAGTGGTTGCGAGTTCGACCGAAACCGGTTCTAGCTCGAGTGGAAGCTCGGGTTTATCGAACTGTGACGGTTATAATAATCAAGTAATTGGAGGGAAAATTGGTAAAGGAAGTAAAGGGAACAAAGTGATTGCTGCAACAGGAATGGTGTCTACTGTTATAGGGAAGGATTATGTGCCTACTGTTGTTAAAAAAAGAGGATTTGATAAATGGAAAAGAAATAGTGATGGTGTTAGTCAGGAAGATGCTGAACAGTTTTTGTGTTCTATGCTTAGTGATGACTGTGAATTAGGGATGGATTTGGTTAAAGATGTGCTTT GTCAGTGTGCTTATGATGTTGAAAAG GCTTTGGATATATTGCTTGAATTAACATCCCCTTCATCTGAACCTTGTGAAAGTGGCCAGCTTCATAGAGTAAATGTAGAAAGTGAAGACAGTAGGCCTCCTCTGGAATCAAATGACAGT ACATCTGATTTAGCTTCGTCATCTGAGGGTGATATAGGCTTTAGCAGCAG gAATTATTTTGATGCTCTTGCTAATATTGGAACCGATCGTCCACCCAGCCCCAAAAGTACCTCCGAACTCACTCAGGACGTGTTGGAATCTCTTTTTCATACGAAAAAGAGTTCAAAACATGAACCCAGAAATATGAACTGGAGGAGTGTGGTAAAGAAGATGGAGTCATTTGGTCAAATGTTTGACTATCCTTCAGAAGATACAGAAAAAAAACAGCATGTTTTTG CTAATGGAGAGGATTATCAGCATTATCGGAGTGATGCAAGCCAGCACTGGGATTCAATGAAAAACTACTATCACAAG GCTGCAACTGCATATGCAAGTGGAAAACGGGAATATGCAGGGTATCTATCTGATCAG GGAAGGATATGTAACGAAAAGGCTAGGAATGCAGATAAAAGGGCAAGCCAGGATATATTTAATTCAAG GAACAAAAATATTGAAAATGTGATAACAATCGATCTACATGGACAACATGTGAAACAAGGAATGAAGCTTTTAAAACTTCACCTCTTATTTGGTGCATATGTTCGTT CTGTGCGGCTTTTTAGAGTTATTACGGGATGTGGCAGTTCTGGTCTTGGAAAGTCAAAGCTTAAGCAGTCG GTTGTTGATCTATTAGAATCAGAAAACATTGATTGGGAAGAAGAAAATAGAGGAACATTGCTTATCAAACTGAATGGGCAGAGAGAGTTCAGTTTTTTGGACTCTTCTAGTGACAGCGAGTAA
- the LOC139899027 gene encoding SMR domain-containing protein At5g58720-like isoform X2 has protein sequence MKHPKKKKRPRPPILKSNPSTGSQNPNPSQIDNQQSRVLNGLTQEIASISIEDDDSASEVVASSTETGSSSSGSSGLSNCDGYNNQVIGGKIGKGSKGNKVIAATGMVSTVIGKDYVPTVVKKRGFDKWKRNSDGVSQEDAEQFLCSMLSDDCELGMDLVKDVLCQCAYDVEKALDILLELTSPSSEPCESGQLHRVNVESEDSRPPLESNDSTSDLASSSEGDIGFSSRNYFDALANIGTDRPPSPKSTSELTQDVLESLFHTKKSSKHEPRNMNWRSVVKKMESFGQMFDYPSEDTEKKQHVFANGEDYQHYRSDASQHWDSMKNYYHKAATAYASGKREYAGYLSDQGRICNEKARNADKRASQDIFNSRNKNIENVITIDLHGQHVKQGMKLLKLHLLFGAYVRCC, from the exons ATGAAGCATCCAAAGAAGAAAAAGAGACCTAGACCTCCAATTTTAAAGTCAAACCCGTCAACCGGATctcaaaaccctaaccctagccagATTGATAATCAACAATCTAGGGTTTTAAACGGTTTAACTCAAGAAATTGCTTCAATTTCCATTGAAGATGACGATTCTGCTTCGGAAGTGGTTGCGAGTTCGACCGAAACCGGTTCTAGCTCGAGTGGAAGCTCGGGTTTATCGAACTGTGACGGTTATAATAATCAAGTAATTGGAGGGAAAATTGGTAAAGGAAGTAAAGGGAACAAAGTGATTGCTGCAACAGGAATGGTGTCTACTGTTATAGGGAAGGATTATGTGCCTACTGTTGTTAAAAAAAGAGGATTTGATAAATGGAAAAGAAATAGTGATGGTGTTAGTCAGGAAGATGCTGAACAGTTTTTGTGTTCTATGCTTAGTGATGACTGTGAATTAGGGATGGATTTGGTTAAAGATGTGCTTT GTCAGTGTGCTTATGATGTTGAAAAG GCTTTGGATATATTGCTTGAATTAACATCCCCTTCATCTGAACCTTGTGAAAGTGGCCAGCTTCATAGAGTAAATGTAGAAAGTGAAGACAGTAGGCCTCCTCTGGAATCAAATGACAGT ACATCTGATTTAGCTTCGTCATCTGAGGGTGATATAGGCTTTAGCAGCAG gAATTATTTTGATGCTCTTGCTAATATTGGAACCGATCGTCCACCCAGCCCCAAAAGTACCTCCGAACTCACTCAGGACGTGTTGGAATCTCTTTTTCATACGAAAAAGAGTTCAAAACATGAACCCAGAAATATGAACTGGAGGAGTGTGGTAAAGAAGATGGAGTCATTTGGTCAAATGTTTGACTATCCTTCAGAAGATACAGAAAAAAAACAGCATGTTTTTG CTAATGGAGAGGATTATCAGCATTATCGGAGTGATGCAAGCCAGCACTGGGATTCAATGAAAAACTACTATCACAAG GCTGCAACTGCATATGCAAGTGGAAAACGGGAATATGCAGGGTATCTATCTGATCAG GGAAGGATATGTAACGAAAAGGCTAGGAATGCAGATAAAAGGGCAAGCCAGGATATATTTAATTCAAG GAACAAAAATATTGAAAATGTGATAACAATCGATCTACATGGACAACATGTGAAACAAGGAATGAAGCTTTTAAAACTTCACCTCTTATTTGGTGCATATGTTCGTT GTTGTTGA